One Brassica napus cultivar Da-Ae chromosome C4, Da-Ae, whole genome shotgun sequence genomic region harbors:
- the LOC111205902 gene encoding MATH domain and coiled-coil domain-containing protein At3g58280-like, with translation MVNNTAESSESSDDEQSYSSSSEEWSKSSDDADEIVEVNGFQVLDSQVNQVMAIFEKYPDMASDFSLKNQQLRNAYMGVLLNVIMTLCQSPDELTMDDLNKADRTVLDLTKAGFKLHWLRQKVDEAFLKKEKKREIRAQIRLLEEKVKKRKLSLSDLESALKKQKASALAIETPFDFSDIV, from the exons ATGGTGAACAATACAGCTGAGAGTAGTGAGTCTAGCGATGACGAACAGAGTTACTCATCCTCATCTGAAGAATGGTCCAAGTCATCGGACGATGCTGATGAAATTGTGGAAGTCAATGGGTTTCAGGTTCTTGATTCACAG GTAAACCAAGTGATGGCAATCTTTGAGAAATATCCAGACATGGCATCAGATTTCAGTTTAAAGAATCAACAGCTTAGAAATGCTTACATGGGTGTTCTTCTCAACGTAATTATGACACTATGCCAATCGCCTGATGAGCTCACAATGGACGATTTAAACAAAGCAGACCGCACAGTTTTGGATCTAACAAAAGCAGGCTTTAAGTTGCATTGGTTGCGTCAGAAAGTAGACGAGGCTTTCcttaaaaaggagaaaaaacgGGAGATTAGGGCACAGATTAGATTACTTGAGGAAAAAGTCAAGAAGCGAAAGCTGTCTTTGTCAGATTTAGAATCTGCTTTGAAGAAGCAGAAAGCTTCAGCTTTGGCTATTGAAACACCATTTGATTTCAGTGATATTGTTTGA